Proteins encoded within one genomic window of Arachis ipaensis cultivar K30076 chromosome B08, Araip1.1, whole genome shotgun sequence:
- the LOC107610446 gene encoding uncharacterized protein LOC107610446, translating to MVCKLTKAFYGLKQAPRAWYTKLMGVLQALGFSPTRSDSSLLTHFFPTSTIFILIYVDDIIIIGSSQSKINSVISQLDSQFFLNHMGALHYFLGIQVTRSAEGCIFLNQGKYVQDVLVKVGMADCKSCATPVPSTLKLSATNSPSFDDPSLYRTVVDILQYLTVTRLEIAYCVNKVCQFMHAPTKEHW from the coding sequence ATGGTGTGCAAGTTGACTAAGGCGTTCTATGGTCTCAAGCAGGCTCCTCGAGCCTGGTACACTAAGCTTATGGGGGTGTTGCAGGCACTTGGTTTCTCTCCTACCCGATCTGATTCCTCTTTGTTGACTCATTTCTTCCCTACCTCTACCATTTTTATcttgatatatgttgatgacattatcaTCATTGGTAGTTCACAGTCCAAAATTAATAGTGTCATTAGTCAACTTGACTCTCAATTTTTCTTGAATCATATGGGAGCCTTGCATTATTTTCTTGGAATTCAGGTCACTCGCTCGGCTGAAGGGTGCATCTTCCTTAATCAAGGGAAATATGTCCAGGATGTGCTTGTCAAAGTAGGGATGGCTGATTGCAAGTCATGTGCCACTCCAGTTCCATCTACCCTCAAACTTTCGGCCACTAACAGTCCATCCTTTGATGATCCCTCCTTGTATAGAACTGTTGTGGACATCTTGCAATATCTCACAGTGACACGGCTTGAGATTGCTTACTGTGTCAATAAGGTTTGCCAATTCATGCACGCCCCAACTAAGGAGCATTGGTGA